In the Stakelama saccharophila genome, CGTGATGGGGCAGATCGGTCAGGAGAGCCGCCGCGCCCAACCCGGCAAAGGCCGCCACGCCGGCACCGATCGATACCTTATGCTGATGCACCATCATCATCGGGTTGAGGCCGGCCGGGTTCATCATGAACATGACCATGAACAGCGCCATGACCATCATCTCGACGGCCATCATGAAGATCGTCGCGATGCCGAGATAGGGCGCGGACAGGAGCAGCAGGATCGCCGCGACGCAGAAGAAGGAGAGCATCAGCGCGAATGAGGCGCGGACCATCGAATCGGTGCGAAACACACGCCACGCGGTCCAAACGGCGCCTGCCGAAAACAGCCAAAAGGCGATATCGCTGAGGGTCATCGCATTGCCTCCAGTCCCGCCCAGACAAGATCGACGAAGGACAGCGGCAACAACACCGTCCACAGCCAGGTGAGCATCCGCGCCGGCGGCACGCGCGCCACCAGATGCGTGATCGCGACCAGAACGAGCATGACGAGAGCGGTCTTCAGCACGAGCCACGCCGGGCCGGGCAGCACGGTTCCGAGATACCCGCCGAGAAACACCGTCGCCGCCATCGCGGAAAAGGCGGTCAGCATCGCGAGCTTGGCAGCGCGCCACAACAGCCGATGTGCACCTGAGGCCTCGGCATGCGTGCCGCCGGCGAGGTCCGCCGAGTCGCCATAGTCGAACGGCCCGCGCAACGTGATCGACAGGCCGAGCAGCAGAAACAGAGGCAATCCGAGCGGCTGCCGGACGGCGTTGATGAGCACCCGCTGCGATTCGACGACGGCGCCGACTCCCAGCGATTGTGCAGGTAGCGCCGCGCCGATCAGAACGAACATGCTGATCAGCATCGCCGGCAGGCCGATCGCGACATAACGGTATCCGCCGATAAGCGGCAATGGCGCATTGGCCGACCAGCCATTCAGAAAGACCACCACAACCACCAACGCCTCGCAAGCGCCCCACAGCACGAGACCCGTGGCGATATCGGTAACCGCCATCCCGGGCGCGAACGGTATGACCGAAAGGCCGGCGGCGGCCAGCACGAGATAACAGGCTGGCGCGAGCAAACGATTGAGCCTGTCGGGATGTTCGGTCGCGATCGCCTGGCGCGAAAGCATCAGTGCGGCGCGACGGAACGGTGACGTCAGAGCGGCCCGTACCGGATGGCCAGCCACAGCGGCCTCGGCAACAGCGTCGGCCGTCGCACCGAACCAGATGCCGGCGGCAAGCAGCAGAAGCACGGCGATGAGCGCGGTCACGTCCCATGCCCTTCGCGGTGCTCTTCCGGCTCCACTTCGCGCGGCGCGAGCGCCACGAGATCGCGATGCGAGAAGCTGTTGATGACAAGCATCGCCTCGCTCCATTCGAGCCCCGGCAGGAGGTCGACGAGTCGACCGCCGGGACCGGCAAACGATGACGCTTCTGCATCGCCCAACGCCGCGACCATTCGCGTGAACCGGGTGCGTGCATCAGCACCCGCGATCCTGCCGAGCCCGTCCGGAATGGCACGCATGGCGCCGCTCGCGCCGATCCGTCGTCGCAAAGCGGCGACCGCGTCCCGATCGTCGACCGGCACCGCTTCGCATCGGCGCGCCAAGGCGTCGAGCTCCAGAAGGTGCAGCATGCGCCCCACGATCATCGACCGGCACGCGTCCGCGGCGCCCTTGCCCGGATCGAGCGGAGGGCGCACGATACGCGCCGACTGAATGATATCGCCCTGCAGCACCAGCTCGAGCGCGAGACCAGGCGGAAGGCTTGGATAGAAGGGGCCGACCGTGAAGCTGAAGCTGTCGAGCGCCAGCCCGTCGCGTAAGTCGTCGGCGGTCATCGCCATGGGACGGCCATAGGGGGTTCCGCCCATCATGCCCTTGCCGCCCTGACCATGATCCCCCTCGCCTCGCCACGGATTGGGAGGGTCATCGGGCAACCAATCCGGCTCGCTCTCTCGGACGCGCGCCAGAAGTGCGGCGAATGCCCTGCGGAGCAACGGCCCCGGATCGTCGGTCGCGGAGACCTCGAGTGCAGAATCGGCCTCGGCGAACGGGCGCGTGCCCCACCACGCGGTCGCGCGCGGATGCGGCATCTGGTCGTGCAATCGCCGAAGCGCATCGCGA is a window encoding:
- a CDS encoding NADH-quinone oxidoreductase subunit J family protein, with the protein product MTLSDIAFWLFSAGAVWTAWRVFRTDSMVRASFALMLSFFCVAAILLLLSAPYLGIATIFMMAVEMMVMALFMVMFMMNPAGLNPMMMVHQHKVSIGAGVAAFAGLGAAALLTDLPHHAVAAGKPVIRDLGTELLGGSMLIFETAGITLLATMVATVVLSSRSGRFGAADEGSRPPGLEPGGKPAGRAPERDSDHSHHAEHGG
- a CDS encoding NADH-quinone oxidoreductase subunit H; the protein is MTALIAVLLLLAAGIWFGATADAVAEAAVAGHPVRAALTSPFRRAALMLSRQAIATEHPDRLNRLLAPACYLVLAAAGLSVIPFAPGMAVTDIATGLVLWGACEALVVVVVFLNGWSANAPLPLIGGYRYVAIGLPAMLISMFVLIGAALPAQSLGVGAVVESQRVLINAVRQPLGLPLFLLLGLSITLRGPFDYGDSADLAGGTHAEASGAHRLLWRAAKLAMLTAFSAMAATVFLGGYLGTVLPGPAWLVLKTALVMLVLVAITHLVARVPPARMLTWLWTVLLPLSFVDLVWAGLEAMR